The Candidatus Neptunochlamydia vexilliferae genome includes a window with the following:
- a CDS encoding amino acid permease — MKNSTRTLNIFLLAMINVAAICSIKNWPFTAVYGFSSLFYFIVAILIFFIPVSLVSAELATGWPERGGVYAWVKAAFGHRLGFLAGWLLWTENVVWYPTILSFIAGTVAYIFSPTLANNTFYMFCMIFGTFWGVTLINLLGMRVSGWISSLGVILGTITPGIIIIGLGIAWLSGGKPSHVDFSWGSFIPDLSSPAKLSLLVGVLLGFAGMEMSAVHARDVQNPQKNYPRAIFLSAVIIVILSVLGTLAIAVVIPKENINLASGGMEAISIFLDSYNLSWAIPVIAVMITFGALGGTSTWAAGPSKGLLAAAQDGDFPPVLHKVNKHGMPGAMLIFQGIIVSILGAIFLFMPDVNSSFLILLILASQLYLIMYILMFAAGIALRYKKPNTPRPYKIPGGNFGMWLTAGTGLLGALFSIIIGFFPTDDLETGSILFYELFLSLGIIGFCAMPFIILLFKKPSWNEP; from the coding sequence ATGAAAAACAGCACCCGCACCCTCAATATTTTTCTCTTAGCCATGATTAATGTGGCAGCGATTTGTAGCATTAAAAATTGGCCATTCACCGCTGTTTACGGCTTTTCCTCTCTCTTTTACTTTATCGTTGCGATCCTCATTTTTTTTATTCCGGTTTCTCTCGTCTCTGCAGAACTAGCCACTGGATGGCCTGAAAGAGGAGGAGTCTATGCATGGGTCAAAGCAGCCTTTGGCCACCGCCTTGGATTTCTTGCTGGATGGCTCCTTTGGACCGAAAATGTGGTCTGGTACCCAACAATCCTTTCTTTTATCGCCGGAACAGTTGCCTACATCTTTAGCCCTACATTGGCAAATAATACTTTCTATATGTTCTGCATGATCTTTGGAACCTTTTGGGGAGTAACATTGATCAACCTTCTGGGAATGAGAGTCTCGGGATGGATCAGTTCCCTTGGGGTAATCCTTGGCACGATTACTCCTGGCATCATCATCATTGGACTAGGAATCGCTTGGCTCAGCGGTGGGAAGCCCTCCCATGTCGACTTTAGCTGGGGAAGCTTCATCCCCGACTTAAGCAGCCCCGCTAAACTCTCTCTCCTTGTCGGAGTCCTCCTCGGTTTTGCAGGAATGGAAATGTCAGCCGTCCACGCTCGCGATGTTCAAAACCCCCAGAAAAATTATCCCCGCGCTATCTTCCTTTCCGCAGTCATTATCGTCATCCTTTCTGTATTAGGAACCCTTGCGATCGCTGTTGTCATCCCAAAGGAAAATATCAACCTCGCTTCAGGGGGAATGGAAGCGATTTCTATCTTCCTTGATTCTTATAACCTTAGCTGGGCCATCCCGGTCATTGCTGTGATGATCACCTTTGGCGCTCTTGGAGGTACAAGTACCTGGGCTGCGGGTCCAAGCAAAGGGCTCCTTGCCGCCGCTCAAGATGGAGACTTTCCTCCGGTCCTTCATAAGGTCAACAAACATGGCATGCCTGGTGCGATGCTTATCTTTCAGGGAATCATCGTTTCGATTCTCGGAGCGATCTTCCTTTTCATGCCAGATGTCAACAGCTCTTTCTTAATTCTCCTTATCTTAGCCTCACAGCTCTATTTGATCATGTATATCTTGATGTTTGCTGCTGGAATTGCTTTGAGGTATAAAAAGCCAAATACGCCTCGTCCCTATAAAATCCCAGGTGGAAACTTTGGAATGTGGCTCACAGCTGGTACCGGTCTTCTTGGCGCCCTTTTTTCTATCATCATTGGCTTCTTTCCTACTGATGACCTTGAAACAGGAAGCATCCTCTTCTATGAGCTCTTCCTCTCTCTTGGAATTATTGGCTTCTGCGCCATGCCTTTTATTATTCTCCTCTTTAAAAAACCAAGCTGGAATGAGCCCTAA
- a CDS encoding cryptochrome/photolyase family protein, giving the protein MRIVWFRQDLRCQDHPALSEAAQKGEVLPLYILNDTHPGKWVMGEASRLWLHHSLKALSDSFNGHLAFYKGDPLNILPQLIKETGAEGVYWNRCYEPWAITRDKKLKEHLKKEGLDVQSFNGSLLWEPWETTKGDGTPYKVFTPFYKTSCLKGEPPRTPLPKPTLTCAPLPPSSLTLNAIDLLPKKPWGKEVFSGWEPGEAGAEKRWEIFLKEGLKGYKVGRDLPAQAHVSRLSPHLHFGEISPHQLWADVSKIEEGHDTNHFLSELGWREFSHNLLYHFPSLPEKNLQEKFDRFQWKKDPKLLKAWQTGHTGYPFVDAGMRELYATGYMHNRMRMVVGSFLVKNLLLHWHEGEAWFWDCLFDADLANNSASWQWIGGCGADAAPYFRIFNPITQGEKFDPQGDYTRKYVPELAKLSDKYLFRPWEAPEEILEQAGIVLGKDYPLPIVDLKASREEALAAFERIKEK; this is encoded by the coding sequence ATGAGGATTGTCTGGTTTCGCCAAGATTTAAGATGCCAGGACCACCCCGCCTTATCAGAAGCTGCTCAAAAAGGAGAGGTCCTCCCTCTCTATATCCTTAATGACACCCATCCTGGAAAGTGGGTGATGGGAGAGGCAAGCCGGCTCTGGCTCCACCACTCTCTCAAAGCGCTGAGTGATTCTTTCAACGGCCACTTAGCTTTCTACAAGGGAGATCCCCTAAACATCCTCCCCCAGCTCATCAAAGAAACAGGCGCTGAAGGGGTTTACTGGAACCGGTGCTACGAGCCTTGGGCCATCACAAGAGACAAAAAACTGAAAGAGCACCTCAAAAAAGAGGGGCTCGATGTCCAAAGTTTTAATGGCTCTCTTTTATGGGAACCGTGGGAAACCACAAAAGGAGATGGAACCCCTTATAAGGTGTTTACCCCCTTTTACAAGACCAGCTGTTTAAAGGGAGAGCCTCCAAGAACTCCTCTCCCTAAGCCAACTCTCACTTGCGCCCCTCTCCCCCCTTCCAGTCTCACTCTCAACGCCATCGACCTTCTTCCTAAAAAGCCTTGGGGAAAAGAGGTTTTTTCGGGGTGGGAGCCTGGAGAAGCCGGAGCGGAAAAAAGGTGGGAAATCTTCCTCAAAGAGGGGCTCAAAGGATATAAAGTGGGACGGGATTTGCCCGCACAAGCCCATGTCTCTCGCCTTTCCCCCCACCTCCATTTTGGGGAAATTTCTCCCCACCAACTGTGGGCAGACGTCTCCAAAATAGAAGAAGGCCATGACACCAACCACTTCTTAAGTGAGCTCGGATGGCGAGAATTTTCCCATAACCTCCTCTACCACTTTCCCTCCCTTCCTGAAAAAAATCTCCAAGAAAAGTTTGACCGCTTTCAATGGAAAAAAGATCCTAAACTCCTTAAAGCTTGGCAAACAGGACACACGGGTTACCCCTTTGTCGATGCAGGGATGCGGGAGCTTTACGCCACCGGCTACATGCATAACCGAATGCGGATGGTTGTTGGTTCTTTTCTGGTGAAAAACCTCCTCCTACACTGGCACGAAGGAGAGGCTTGGTTTTGGGACTGTCTCTTCGATGCTGACCTTGCCAATAATAGCGCCAGCTGGCAGTGGATCGGAGGGTGTGGCGCCGATGCTGCCCCCTACTTCCGGATCTTTAACCCGATCACCCAAGGGGAAAAGTTTGACCCTCAAGGCGACTATACCCGCAAATATGTGCCCGAGCTCGCAAAACTTTCCGATAAGTACCTTTTCCGTCCCTGGGAAGCCCCCGAAGAGATCCTCGAGCAAGCAGGGATTGTTTTAGGAAAAGACTATCCTCTTCCGATTGTCGATCTAAAAGCTTCAAGAGAAGAAGCTCTTGCAGCCTTTGAAAGAATTAAAGAGAAGTAA
- a CDS encoding serine hydrolase domain-containing protein — translation MKLKRKILVFLLPALLFSGEMQKTIQKKVTAYRDQYSPTGIAVIAIGEDEGEPFQQIVTRGTLSLTTTIPVNPFTEFRIGPITQLFTASILAYFVQEGQVSLNDPVSKFVPKSTVLPTYNGKEITLGDLATHTSGLPDMPYSLSSRSSFSVSQMYRFLSKYQLPREPGTECEYSNFGYAFLASLLSRLSKRSFPELMKDQILHPLNLDDTVFTLSAEQKKRLATGYEQARGIYPLLSEKVYSIFIGSGGLYSMPRNMLTFLSFCMGREKTSLNAILPIMETPYHTFQNFKMALGWQLRSIEEGDCYCLGGSLFGFAMYIGYLPDKGVGVVILTNQGDFDLTSFGEELLSTMAK, via the coding sequence ATGAAGTTGAAAAGAAAAATCCTTGTTTTTTTGCTGCCAGCCCTCCTTTTTTCGGGAGAGATGCAAAAAACGATCCAAAAAAAGGTGACCGCCTATCGGGACCAATACTCGCCGACAGGGATCGCTGTGATAGCCATTGGGGAAGATGAGGGAGAGCCTTTTCAACAAATCGTGACGCGGGGAACCCTTTCTCTGACGACGACCATCCCTGTCAACCCCTTCACCGAGTTTCGGATTGGTCCGATCACACAGCTCTTCACCGCCTCTATCTTGGCCTATTTTGTTCAAGAAGGGCAGGTCAGCCTAAACGATCCGGTCTCCAAGTTTGTCCCCAAGTCAACAGTCCTTCCCACCTACAATGGAAAAGAGATCACTCTGGGCGACTTGGCAACGCATACTTCGGGCCTTCCCGATATGCCTTACTCGCTTTCGAGCCGCTCCTCCTTTAGTGTGAGCCAAATGTACCGCTTCCTCTCAAAATATCAGCTTCCAAGGGAGCCGGGAACCGAGTGTGAGTATTCCAACTTTGGATATGCTTTTTTGGCAAGCCTCCTCTCCCGCTTGTCGAAGCGCTCTTTCCCCGAGCTGATGAAGGATCAGATCCTCCACCCTCTCAACCTCGACGACACGGTTTTTACTTTATCGGCCGAGCAGAAAAAACGGCTTGCTACGGGGTATGAGCAGGCGAGAGGTATTTACCCTCTTTTAAGTGAAAAAGTCTACTCGATTTTTATTGGTTCGGGTGGACTCTACTCGATGCCCCGCAATATGCTCACGTTTCTCTCCTTTTGCATGGGAAGGGAAAAGACAAGTCTCAATGCCATTCTTCCTATTATGGAAACCCCTTACCATACCTTTCAAAATTTTAAGATGGCGCTGGGGTGGCAATTACGCTCTATTGAGGAAGGGGATTGTTACTGCTTAGGAGGCTCCCTCTTTGGCTTTGCCATGTATATCGGTTACCTTCCCGATAAAGGGGTAGGAGTCGTCATTCTCACCAACCAGGGAGACTTTGACCTTACCTCTTTTGGTGAAGAGCTCTTATCTACCATGGCAAAGTAA
- a CDS encoding cryptochrome/photolyase family protein — protein sequence MGSLRLVLGDQLSETLTALEGCDKKKDSILFCETLDEFTHVKHHKKKIAFLISARRHFASLLKKKKYPVYYVELTQDSLSTVIQKVMQDKKLSRLIVTFPSEYHVLKELEALKVELEIRSDTRFLSTPEEFAAWAKGRKELMMEFFYREMRKKHQVLMEQKGPIGGKWNYDAENRNPPKEGLQVPPPYEEKQDRITQEALALVKRHFSTHFGDLAPFYFAVTREGALKALDLFITERLPLFGHYQDAMIEKEPWMFHSHISFYINTGLLEPLEVIERAEEAYQKEKAPLSAVEGFIRQILGWREYVRGIYWLKMPQYATLNFFNAKRSLPEFFWTGKTPMNCLAQCVRETKENAYAHHIQRLMVLGNFALIAGLYPDEVNEWYWIVYADAYQWVELPNVTGMILYADGGILGTKPYAASGAYINKMSNYCKNCAYNVKEKNGEKACPFNYLYWDFLLRNQTKLSDNRRLQMIYRTLQKMDPERIKMIKEDAEGFLTSL from the coding sequence ATGGGAAGTTTAAGACTTGTTTTAGGTGATCAGCTAAGTGAAACCCTGACAGCGCTTGAAGGGTGTGATAAGAAAAAAGACTCTATCCTTTTCTGCGAAACACTTGATGAGTTTACACATGTCAAACACCACAAGAAAAAAATTGCCTTTTTGATCTCTGCTCGTCGCCACTTTGCATCGCTGCTTAAAAAGAAAAAGTATCCCGTCTACTATGTCGAGCTGACACAAGACTCTCTTTCCACTGTCATTCAAAAGGTGATGCAAGACAAGAAATTGAGCCGCCTGATCGTGACTTTTCCAAGCGAGTATCATGTTTTAAAAGAGCTTGAGGCCCTTAAAGTCGAGCTAGAAATACGTTCCGATACCCGCTTCCTTTCCACTCCAGAAGAGTTTGCCGCTTGGGCGAAGGGGAGGAAAGAGCTCATGATGGAGTTTTTCTATCGTGAGATGCGAAAAAAACACCAAGTTTTAATGGAGCAAAAGGGGCCGATTGGAGGGAAGTGGAACTATGATGCTGAAAACCGAAACCCTCCCAAAGAGGGGCTCCAGGTTCCTCCTCCTTACGAGGAAAAACAAGATAGAATAACACAAGAGGCCTTAGCCCTTGTAAAACGCCACTTCTCTACCCACTTTGGAGACCTTGCCCCCTTTTATTTTGCAGTGACTCGCGAGGGGGCTTTAAAGGCTCTCGATCTTTTTATCACCGAGCGCCTTCCCCTTTTTGGCCACTATCAAGATGCCATGATCGAAAAAGAGCCCTGGATGTTTCACTCCCATATCAGTTTCTACATCAATACCGGTTTGCTCGAGCCGTTAGAGGTGATCGAAAGGGCTGAAGAGGCCTACCAAAAAGAAAAGGCCCCCCTCAGCGCTGTTGAAGGATTTATTCGACAGATCTTAGGATGGCGGGAGTATGTGCGAGGCATCTACTGGCTGAAGATGCCCCAGTATGCAACCCTCAATTTTTTCAACGCAAAGCGTTCCCTTCCCGAGTTTTTCTGGACAGGAAAAACCCCGATGAACTGTTTAGCTCAGTGTGTTCGAGAGACAAAGGAGAATGCCTATGCCCACCACATTCAGCGTCTCATGGTTTTGGGAAATTTTGCATTGATTGCAGGGCTTTACCCCGATGAGGTGAATGAGTGGTATTGGATCGTCTACGCTGATGCCTACCAATGGGTCGAGCTTCCAAATGTTACTGGTATGATTCTCTATGCCGATGGGGGGATTTTAGGAACCAAGCCCTATGCCGCCAGTGGGGCTTACATCAATAAAATGTCCAACTACTGCAAAAACTGCGCCTACAATGTCAAAGAAAAAAATGGGGAAAAGGCCTGCCCTTTCAACTATCTTTACTGGGATTTTCTCTTGAGAAATCAGACGAAGCTTTCTGATAACAGGCGCCTTCAGATGATCTACCGGACCCTTCAAAAAATGGATCCTGAACGGATCAAGATGATCAAAGAAGATGCAGAAGGGTTTCTTACTTCTCTTTAA